The Desulfuromonadales bacterium genome has a segment encoding these proteins:
- a CDS encoding HAD family phosphatase has translation MSNDTQSRTAAVRAILFDFGGVLAEEGFREGLQALAERFGLDRERVYLEGVEAVYASGYVTGRGNEMDFWGMLCRGTGLPPYEASYTAEILDRFHLRPRMLETVRTLRRRGCQTIIVSDQTDWLDLLEARHRFFREFDRVFNSYHLGKGKRDASLFTDVVRALGIPPGEALFVDDNPGNVERAQAAGLKAILFTEESTFSSELERYVGLLHPNP, from the coding sequence GTGAGCAATGACACTCAGAGCCGGACTGCTGCGGTCCGGGCGATTCTCTTCGATTTCGGCGGTGTGCTGGCCGAAGAGGGGTTCCGGGAAGGGTTGCAGGCCTTGGCCGAGCGCTTTGGCCTCGATCGGGAAAGGGTCTACCTGGAAGGGGTCGAGGCAGTCTACGCGTCGGGTTATGTCACCGGCCGGGGGAATGAAATGGACTTTTGGGGGATGCTTTGCCGGGGGACCGGGCTGCCCCCCTACGAGGCAAGCTATACCGCTGAAATTCTCGATCGCTTTCACCTGCGACCACGCATGCTGGAAACGGTGCGGACGCTCCGCCGTCGCGGCTGCCAGACCATCATCGTCAGCGACCAGACCGACTGGCTCGACCTCCTGGAGGCCCGCCATCGGTTCTTCCGGGAATTCGACCGCGTCTTCAACAGCTACCACCTCGGCAAGGGGAAACGCGACGCTTCCCTCTTCACCGACGTGGTCCGCGCCCTCGGCATCCCGCCCGGAGAGGCCCTGTTCGTCGACGACAACCCCGGCAACGTCGAGCGGGCGCAGGCCGCTGGACTGAAGGCCATTCTGTTTACCGAGGAAAGTACCTTTTCCTCTGAGTTGGAAAGGTACGTCGGGCTCCTGCATCCGAACCCCTGA